Within Macaca nemestrina isolate mMacNem1 chromosome X, mMacNem.hap1, whole genome shotgun sequence, the genomic segment ATTTATTCTTGACAATCGAGTTATCCTGGATATAAATGTGTATAAACATTCTTTCAACAACCAGTAAACaggtgcttttttgtttgttaaaaatTCAAGATTTTCTTGACTTGGGCTTGGCTTTCAAATCGTTGGCCCTCATGCTGGTTGCTGCCAAAAGTTTATACTAAAGTCATTTTCCTTGTCTCTCCTCTTTTAAATGGCAGTTTCTGGAGACTGGCCTTTCAGAGCAAGAACGGTCTTAGGGAGTGAAGGAATGGGGACATGGCCATAGGACCACCCGGGGTCATTCCTCACCCAGCCCCTTCTTGCCTGTGTTCTCACCCCCTCTTGGGACCTACTTTCCCCTATCTgtcaaatacaaataataatggCCCCATCCCTTAATGTggttgtgagcattaaatgtgTTATGCCAAGTAAAGCCTTAGAAAAGTACCTTGTTCGTGGAATACTCTTCATAATGGCGATAATACCATAAGACATAGGGAAATGAAGATGCGATTCCgtttctttttgtatttaaaagaTCCTAGtgcacttaaatttttttctgttagacTATTAGTCTTGCAGGCAATTGTGACTATAAATGCTTTCATTTATAGTGGCACACTGTTAAAAGAATGATAGAACTAATGATAATGGCTAACATTCATTGAATGCCTGGGAGTGAAACACTGAATGAGGCCTATTCCTGACTCTTGGGGCTAGACGTGAGGACCCATGCTTACAGCCCAGTGGGTGAGGGCACTGTGACAGGCTCTTACTCATCATCAAAGCTGTTAAAAAGACAGCAGAAATGGCCGTTGGACCTTGGATAttgcttcctcttttttctcctccaagAGCAAGCTTTTTATCTAGCACGTGATTTAACAGTTCCTGTGTTGGGTGTACTGTTTCACGGACTAGGTATGATGTagcaagaaacatttaaaaatttttccagaGGAGACTTTGATGGGAAAAATGCCCATCCCTTAGGGGACTCAATTTGAGATCGTGTAATTAACCTTTTAGAACATAATTAACCAAACTGTTTAGCTCTTTTTACTTGTACTCTGGACCCCAAAGAAAGCTGGATCCTACCCATGATAAACCTATCATCAATAAGATTTAATGTTGCCtctttatatgcattttatttttcttgattgtCATGCCCTTAGTTATTCTTGCATttcaagaatctttttttttttttcttgaaacgaggtctcactctgtgacccaggccggagtgcagtggtgcgatctcagttcactgcaacctccacttccagggttcaagcaattatcctgcctcagcctcccgagtagctgggtttacggacacgtgccaccacacctggctactttttttgtgtttttagtagagacggagtttcaccatgttggccaggctggtctggaactcctgccctcaggtaatctgcccaccttggcctctcagagtgctgggattacaggtgtgagcaattGCCCCTGGCCTTGAATCTTGAACTTTATATCATATAATTGAAAAGAAACATTGATTATTGGGTTTTGCCTGATTTTCTCCACATCTTAACTTTCCTATCTCCTCTGCTCTAATGAAATGTATAGACTGGAGAGCTTTGTATAAATCTTTTGTATATGTTAGCATACACTGTTGGATCTTTAAAACCGGTAGTGGAAATTATATAGCTAAACTCTTATTGGGGCAGTGTCAACTTCTTCCTTGTGTCAGTCGAGAAAAATGacgagacaagtctcaatcattttaggaagtttatttgccaaagttaaggacacgCACCTGAGAGATAGGTCCTATGCCTTCCTctgaagatgattttgagggctcccAAACTTAAAGGGGAAAGTGTGGGATATTCAGAAGTATACAATTTTCATGTAAGAGGAGGGTAGGGAAAAATAGTTATTCATGCCTTTGGCTTGgtaaatctgcatttttttttaaacataacatAATATAGACAAATGGGGCAGAGGAAAAATGCAGGGAATCTGCGTTTTTACATAAGATAACATAGACAAAATGGGGCAGGagagcaatcagatatgcatttgtgtctGGTGAGCGGGGGCGACCCAtaaagataagctatcaatttacattgccatggtgaaatctttttttttttttttttttttttttttttgagacggagtctcgctctgtcacccaggctggagtgcagtggccggatctcagctcactgcaagctccgcctcccgggttcacgccattctcctgcctcagcctcccgagtagctgggactacaggcgcctgccaccttgcccggctaagtttttgtatttttagtagagacggggtttcactgtgttacccaggatggtctcgatctcctgacctcgtgatccgcccgtctcggcctcccaaagtgctgggattacaggcttgagccaccgcgcccggccgccatgGTGAAATCTTAACAGAAACACCTTAGGGTAAAGACCTTGGAGCTCACTAGGAATTTCTTTGTGGGTAAAATGTGGGGTAGGCatgtagcttttcatcttgtagccatTGTATTTAGGAACCAAAAGGGGAGGCAGGTTTGCGTGACTCAGTTCCCagtttgactttttcctttagcttagtgattttgagACCCCAGGATTTATTTTCCGTTCACATttgtttgcaaaaaaaaaaaaaaaaaaaaaaaggtagcagtTAATAGTTTAATGATCAGGAAATAGTAAACATATTTCAGTTACTCAATgtttaagttaattaaaattttgaatagCTAACAGAGGCATATGGTGCCAGCTAAAAGGGACAAAATATATGCTTTCCCTGTCCCTTGGCCACCTGGTTCCCCTCCCTGGAGGCAGCCTCAGTTATCAGTTTATTGTGTGTGGCTTctttacatataaatgtatacaaatgcTAGCATAcgttaggcttttttttttttttttctttaaacctagCAACATGTCTTGGTGATTGTCTTTCTTGGTACATACAGACTGGCTTCAGTCTTGGAGAGTGTTGCATGGGATTGATTTATGGCCATTCATCAGCTGCTCTCTACTGATACACATTTATGTTCTTTCAGTCTTTTGCTAATTTAATACTGTAACGATTAATCTTGTACATATGCTGTTTTGCACGTGTACAAGTATATATGTAGTTTAAATTCCTAGGAGTAGAAATACTGAGTCAAAAGGCACagacatttaaatttttgatagTCAGTTGTCAAGTTGCCTCCCACAGAGGTTGTAcaaatttatttatcaatttatacTCTCCTTAGAAAGTATATGAGGCTTTCTTTCCCTACACCCTTGCTGACgttatcaattttttttactgttgacAATCTGACAaaaatatctcattgtaatttaaaaattaggtacaTCCTTCCCTAAACTGTCAAATTCTGGAGAGGTTTGTTCTTGGGGTCCTCATAGCCCCCATTCTTTGAGAGGAccagctgtgtgccaggcactatgccacGTGCTGTGAAAACAGACAGTATTCTGAGAGAGCCAGATTCTAGTGCAAGGACACATGTAAACATTATTATAATACAGTATGTAAATGCTACAATTCTAGGTATGAGAAAATAGCCAGAATGATACAGGGTCCTTCTGTGTACTGAGCACTGTCGGGCATCATTGTACAGGAATACTACTGTAACTTTCATTTCTCTcgttgtagcaggacgagccgcatacaaaactcctcagacacggagttaaagaaggaagtggtttattcggccgggagcaTTGGCAAGACTGctgtctcaagagccaagctccctgactgagcaattcctgtcccttttaagggttcacaactctaagggggtgcgcgtgagagggttgtgatcgattgagcaagcagggggtatgtgactgagggctgcatgcactggtgatcagaatgaaacagaacaggacagggatttttacaATGCCTtttcatacaatgtctggaatctgtAGATAACAAAAccggttaggtcaggggtcgatctttaactaccaggcttaggtcaggcaggcccaggcctggtttcagGTCTGGTTCCTAGGCGCTGGGCTACCTGCCTTTagttttgcttctctttctttttctgagcgTAAAACAATATGAGGgggtctgtctctcttctctcattgTGAATGCAGTTAagcatctttttgtatgtttgagtcacgtttttctttcttgttgtgACCTGTcctttgctatttttttgttAGGTTATTGATCTTTTTGTTGATACTTTGTAGAAGGAGCTCTCTCTATAGACGAGGCAACGTTCCCCTAGTTTGTCTTTTGTCTTCGTTGATGAATTTTGTCGTTGTTGCTGTTTGCTATATTATATTCTTAGctttctgtaatttatttttatttatttatttatttattttgagacagagtctcgacctgtcacccagactggagtccgatggcgcaatcttggctcactgcaacctctgcatcctgggttcaagcgattctcctgcctctgcctcccaagcaactgggattagaggcacgcgccaccacaccctgataagtttttgtatctttagcagagacagggtttcaccatgttggccaggctggtctcgaactcctaccttgtgatccgcctgccttggcctcccaaagtgctgggattacagacgtgagccaccgcgcctgccatTCTGTAATTTATTGACCCTTTCTTTTCCGCCTTCTAAATTCTGTGTcaaagtgttaatttttttttgcctttctgaGATTGTAGaaacattctttattttcttctaatgctttaaaggtttaatttttaaatgagtaaattcATTTTGAATGTCTAAGATTCCCAGTTAAAGAAATAagtattgcttgtttttttttaaaaaaagttagggactacatgaattttctttttttttttttttttttttttagaacaacTCAGCAAAATAAAATTCCTGTTTATTGTTGGACAACATTGTTTCACACATACATCAAACAggccaaaaaaaataaacagcaacttcatagacaaaaaaaggaaaaaaaagaaaccttttatCTTTGGCCTTTTTAACCATCTCATACAAACCAACTACTTATAGTACAGCTAAGTACATACACAAAAAAGTTACTGGAATGCTCGGAATAAGATTGTTTTTCTGTTGtcgtttttgctttttttacaaggttttttttctcctttgagattATAATGAACATGGTCACACCACAAGTAAAGTCAGAAGTAGGACAGAGAACGCTCCTAAGGCTGGTTTGGTCATCCGAGATCATTAAAAATGGCTGACCCTAACaatatgtacaaaaatataaaatgtaaataaaaaatacaaacaaatttcctttttaaagtacttttaagaaaaaaagcagggccTTGGAAGTTTTGGttcttttttcctcccctgtTGCAAATTCTCGTGGTTTGGGTGGGGTGGTGGAGAGCGCGTGTCATCTGCGGGTGGCACTGCCCACGGTGGGTGGGCGGGCGGGCCTCTCTACTCGAAGGTGACCACGTTTAGATTCTGAGACGGGAAGTGGAGGGTGAATAGGTCACGgcggccttttttttttagtttaacttttccttttttgctgtCTAGTCATCCTCGTCAGTCTTCTGCTTCTTGGTATCAACATcgtcatcctcatcatcttcagcTGCCCGCTTGCCCGTAGCTgactcagcttcctcatcttcatctccATCCTCTTCCTCACCAtcaccttcttcttcctcctcctcttcctccccaccttcttcctcttcttcgtCTACCTCATTGTCAGCCTCTTGCTCCCCATTTTCCTCATTAGCATTCCCGTTAGCAGGGGCGTCTCTTCCATTTTCTGCCTCTTCCACaacttccttcttctcctttaaGTCCTTGGTGGTGATTTCGGAGCTGGTGTCTACGGCTGCGTCTGACATGGTGGGGCACGCCGGTGATCCGATGCAggggatttaaaaagaaagcaagagttCAGGGACTCTGGCGATAAAGCTGCCGGAGTCCGCGGCGGCGGAGGAAGCGCGCGGCGGAGGCGGCTGCGGCGAGCAACGAGGCGGACGAGGAACAATGCAAAGATGGCTTTTCAGAGCAGCCAGTGGGGCACATGAAATTTCTTACTGTATTATCTTCTTCCCTCTGCTCCTAAGCCTGATCTGCATCTTGTAAGGTGAGAAGTTGATGGTGATCCAGTCGTATCTTTATAGGGATGATACAGATCTCCATGTTGTTGCAGCTTTGGGCTCAATTGAGAATATTCTGCctctgatcacttgaggtcgggagttcgagaccagcctggccaacatggtgaaacttggtctttactaaaaatacaaaaattggctggatgtgatggtgagtgcctgtaatcccagctactaggctgactgagacaggagaatcacttgaacccaagaggcagaggttatgatagagcaagactcctccCTCCCCCgcaccaaaaaaaggaaaatactctATTTCATCTATAGATAGCCGTCTTGCCCATAACAGTCTACTAAATTGGTCATTCATCTGATAGATATTTTTAAGTGTCCAAACAACTGGTTGATATTGACACCCTTTGATCCAGTGGTAATAATCTAGATGTTTAGTGGGGTATGGGCAAACATAAAGGCACCAACAATCATGCAAGTAATTACACTGTACATCAGGAAGCAACATTATCTCTGTGGGACACAAAGGTAGCCATTCATTTTTGTCCAGTGTCTGTCACTTGTTGTGGTCTTTATAGTGTTCATCCCTTTACTGCAGGTCAAGAGCTTCTTGCCCTTGTTCTCATGTTCTTGTTATTTTCCTATTCGTGTTATCAGTGATTCTTGGGAGATAATACTGCAAGTATATGATATTGCAAATGTGCAGTTAAAGATTGACATAGAACACAGCAATAGACCTGTTACATTTCTTGAAATTTCCTTGTTAGCTTTGAGCTGAAAATACCATTGGAATATTTATCAGTATATATCAAAGCACTTTTCTGAGCATCAGCATATTTTGTAAGTATGAGAAAGCCATTGTGGTGTGAGAACATCAACATGGTTTCGCTATGTAATTTTAGGgcaaattatgaaatatttaaagcatataaaaaaaaataaagcatataacAAATACCTATGTGCCCACCACCCTTGCTTTATTAAATCCTCATATTTTgctatatttactttatatatttttttcttctttacagttCTCTCTAATGAAGTTGGTGCACTTGGTGGTTTGATAGCATGGGTATTTTCTTTTATCGTGGTAatcagatatattttttaaagaaacagaatctTATAGCTACAGCTGAAGCTCCCCTTGGTAGTCTGCCATACTCTCAGAATACTTGCTGTGTCTTCCCAGGTGTTCTGAGACAGACCAGCCTTTTGTGAAGACAGCTAAATACTGGGAAGGCACAGTCTCTGCACAAAGGGAACATACTCACGGGGCAGCTGTTCCTCAAACTTGCCTTTTGCTTGGGGCGGGGTGGGGTCAGGGGAGAGACTTGCATGTGGGGGAGCAATGTGCTATTCTAGGATTCTGTGTCTATTCAAAGCTCTCTTGATCAGTAGATTTGGTATAAGTGTTtgtttttagtgatttttaaaaatcgcCTGCCAGTGGTAATTTTGCAAAATGGTTTTCTATGAACTAGTGCAGGGGGCACAGCTGTGATCCCACAGCTACGTCTGGGTCTAAAGGAAGCCTTTCCTCCAGAAAGAAATAGAGCAGGATTGAGGGCAGGCTGATGAATGATGTCTGTTTTCCCTGCCCTGCTTCCACCCTAAGCCAAGGGGGCTCTGCCTAACCTCACTCAGCTCTTCGAATGCAGAGAGAAGTACCAGGACCAGCATTCTGGGCAGGTCAGGGTGGTGCCCAGCTTTCCCTGGTGTCCGTGGCCCCAGCCAGCTCTGTGTGCCAATACTGTTGGTGATAGGAGAGAGGGAAATCTGGCAAGATAGGGGGAAAACAGCTGAGGTGGagaacaaggatgccctcttggGAACAGATCCATTCATCTGATTGGATAGGTGAGATGAGACACGCGTGGCTTACCCACTCCATAGAGTGCATCTGGCACATTCCAACCACCTGCCCCATTGATGTTGATCCCAGAAAACATCTCACCACCTGAGATGAACATTAAAATACCCAAGCACTagctttgtgtatttctgacctCCTAGGACGAAATATCAGTACATTTCAATTTAAAAGAATCTATCTTCTTTCAGTTTAAGCATCTGTGGTGTTCTTTTAAGTTGAAATTGCATACAGTGAAGTGCAGAGGTCTTAGAAGTACAGTTCAATGAATATTTTGGTCTGTGTACAcctgtgtaaccatcacccagcCTTCGTTATAGGACATTTTCATCCTCCCAGGAGGCTCCCTTGCACGCCTCCCCAAGGGTAACTGCTGTTCTGAGATCTCTCACCAATGATTAATTTTGCCTATTGTTGGGTTTCacataattggaatcatacagtatataatcttttgtgtctggcttctgtcATTCAACATTATGACTGTGAATTTCATCTGTGTTGTTATgtatagttctttttaaaatagtatttgctATTTAATAATGAGAGTAGATAATCAATTTGTATACTACTCTCTAATTCACTCTTTGATCTTGAAGACACCTCTTGGATCGTGTGTTTATTGTTAGACCTCTTTTACAGATGTCAAAAGGGCTGCATGGAGACTTTAAGTATTGCCCCCAAGGTCACACCTCTGATAAATGATGACGTAGTACTAGTTCTGGTTTTCTGATGCACAGCATCATTCTCCATTCATCGTGAAGCCTGTGCCTTAACCTGTGTTATGAATGGTGAAAGAAGTAAaggatgaggggagggaggggtcCCCAAACTGATCATATTTTGGTATTTTACTGTGTAGTATTTTGGTTACAGACTGACCAGTTAATTTAAAGGAGTTAACATTGAACCCAGCCAACTCGCCAGTACCTGTAAAGCATGAAATGGATGGGGGACGGAGAATAGAAAAAAGGTAGCCAACTTGGCTCAGCAGCCAGCCAGATCCAGGCAACGCAGCTTATCAGACAGCAGACCATCCTAGCATAGCTTGCAGTTGCATGCACATCATGTGTTTGCCCGGCGAGGCTGCTGTTTGCAGGCCGCTGAATGCGTCGTGGAAAATTTTTGCCAGAGTGGCATTATTGGGGCTTTTTGGTCTCTGAATGTGGGTGAGCCATCCCAGGCTCTGTTTGGTACAATGCTTTTGGGAAGGGAATGGTGTGagttctcttccttttcttaagtGGTCCTTGTGACATAGCTGAAGTGTCCTTGCAGCATTGATATCTTATTAATGACCTCGGTTTTATTGTACATGCTGAGTTTCCATTGTTAAGAGATCAGATTTGAGATAAAGAGAAGCTGGGtttcctttgccttctgaagAGGTTTGCTGATACCCTGTCTATTCTATATTGTCTTCAAGCAAGCAAAATCGTTGCTGATTTATATATGTGGGCAGTTATGTATGCATTTCCATAAACCCTCCTGGTCTGTAATTCTGGTTCAGGGTGTGGCCTCTACTACTGAGATTATAGGACCCAGGTTCTTAACAAATGGTAAAAAACACGGGCCTGATGGTCGGAAAGTTGCGATTAAAGTCTGGGGGTCTAGGAACCCCCAGTCCCAGGAAATCCAGAGTCCCATGACCTGGATCAGAACCTCGGAGAGCTCCAGGtacatggctgttggcagctATGCAGAGGCAGGAGTTGCTCTAGTTCCAAGCCAACCCTCCCCTGCAGGAAGGAGCTCTTCTATGTGGATGGATAATAAGGGACTTCAAAGATTTGGGCCTAATAGTATTGGGCTTTATAGGTAAGGTGATCTGTTACATCATTTAATTGTGGAGGGAAGCTAAGGTTTCCACTGGAGCCATAGGCTGAGTGGTTTTCAGTCTCCCTCCTATAGTCATGCCACTGATTCTTCTTAGGAGGTGAGATGTAGCAGGAGAGCTCTGCCTAGAAGGCTCAGAATTTGGTCTCGTGGCCAGCTCTGCCCCTTGCTAGCTTTGTGGCCTTCATCTGGTCTTGCATCTTCTCTGACTGGGTCTCACTAttcttatataaaaatgtatgtttggCAAAAtcaggttggtttttttttttttccctgacagTGTTGTTGTTAGGAACAAGTgaaaaaataggtgctaaagcaCTTTAATTTATAAGCCTTTGCCAGTGTACAGTTGTATTATTGCTAGCATCATCACCTATTTTTAGAGCCTGTGGATAGGAGTCCATGACGCCAGGATTCTGTGAACATAAGGTGTTGTCCAAGCAGTGCACCACCCCCCAACTTATATTTGCATGGTAATTGATTCTGTGGGGTCAGCATGCATGTCAGATATTTTTAGCCAGAAGCAAGTACACAGGGACTTGTGGTTTGCTGTTCAATTTGAAAAGTGTTTGAATGAAAGCTTGTCCTGCGGTCTTTTGGAAGTAACTGGAGATTTCTGTAGGGACTGACAAGAACAGCAGACATTTGAGTGTCCATTATGTAGAGGCTGAACTGGGAGGGGAGAGATTGGAGGCAAGAAGACATGATTATAATCCAGGCAGGACTCTGGGAAAGAATGGTTAAGAGATgagctctcgcctgtaatcccagcattttgggaggccaaggttgagtagatcacttgaggtcaggagcttgagaccagtctggccaacgtaacgaaactctgtgtctactaaaaaatacgaaaattagctgggcaaggtggcacgtgcccgtaatcctagctgtttgggaagctgagacatgacaattgcctgaacccgggaagtggaggttgtagtgaactttGATCACgttgctgtactccagcctgggcaacagagtgagactgtctcaaaagaaaaaaaaaaaaaatgagagagatgaGCTCTGAAGCTAGACAGGTTGAGTTCCAATTCTGGCTCCTACTTgtttgaccttgagcaagtttgCTTAGCCCCCTGGgtcttggtgtgtgtgtgtgtgtctgagtagGGCTATAGTGTAGATTAAATGTTGCAGTCTAGGTGAAGCTCTTAGAGCAGGgtttggcacatggtaagcactcaaATGTTAGCTGCTATTCATGTGggggttttctgttccttttattGTGgtaatgtaacataaaatttaccattttagttattttaagtatacagtcAGTAGCATTAATTACATTAGAATATTGTGCAACCATCCGTACTATCTATGTCCAAAACATTTTCACTACTCCAAAGTGAACCCTTTAACTAtcaaacaataactccccattctgCCTCTCCCAACCTTTCAGgtaacctctaatctactttctatctctatgaatttgcctattctagatatttcacgtaagtggaatcatacagtgtttgtccctttgtgtctggtttatttcacttagcataatgttttctaggttcatccatgttgtagcatgtatcagaactttatttcttttcgaggctgtataatattccattttgtggcTATAACCACATTGTGTTTATCCTTTCATCTCttaatggacacttgggttattTCCTTCTTTTGGCTATTATGTATAAAGCTGCAGTAAACACTGGCATACAAGTTTGCCTTGGGGGCAAAGCTTTAAATTCTGCTGgagttcctgctttcaattcttttgagtatatacctagaagtggaattgctggatcacgtggtaattctatatttaactttctaaggagctgccatactgttttccacaggagctgcactattttacattgcCATTAGCAATATACAaagattccagtttctccacatcatcaacacttgttttcttttaaaattctagcCATCCTAGTAGGTACGAAagggtatttcattgtggttttcatttgcatttccctaatgactaatgatgttgaacgtCTTGTCACGTGCTCATTAGccacttgtatgttttctttggagaaatgtctattcaagtcctttgcttgGCATTtatgttttttcccctttatgtttttaatatattacaggaggatgagaaagaaacagagagactgAGAAAGTAGATGCAGCCAGACTGGGTGACTGCTTAGATAGGGGGATAATACTGAGTTTTCTACTCTGGGTAAGTGGGTGGATGATGGGGTACCAAACAAGACAGGCTGCCCTTTCCTGGGAGAAGGGGCAGGTTGGAGAGAAGGTATTGGCTTTGGATGGGGCTGCACTGAGCCTGGGTGTTATCCAGGTGGGGAGCCTATAGAATTAACTGCCACGGCCATGTGTCCGATTGGtttctgtgaaaaaaatgcaagacatattttaggttttgtctccttcctgcttccacctAAAGAAGCAACTTAAGCAATTCAGTTATCATTCAGCTTCTCTATTTGGCAAATGTAAACAATCACTGGGGGAACAATGGAGTCT encodes:
- the LOC105478196 gene encoding prothymosin alpha, translating into MSDAAVDTSSEITTKDLKEKKEVVEEAENGRDAPANGNANEENGEQEADNEVDEEEEEGGEEEEEEEEGDGEEEDGDEDEEAESATGKRAAEDDEDDDVDTKKQKTDEDD